A genome region from Bufo gargarizans isolate SCDJY-AF-19 chromosome 2, ASM1485885v1, whole genome shotgun sequence includes the following:
- the SLC35A4 gene encoding probable UDP-sugar transporter protein SLC35A4, producing the protein MADDKGSPGLKDLAFLKGQLEGLQRKLETEVQAGVSQDGSLLSSPFLKGFLAGYIVSKLRASAFLGFVVGACTGIYAAQAYAVPNVEKTIKDYLGSLKKGPD; encoded by the exons GGCTCCCCAGGTCTTAAGGACCTAGCCTTTCTGAAAGGTCAGCTAGAAGGCCTGCAGCGTAAACTGGAGACAGAAGTACAGGCTGGAGTGTCTCag GACGGCAGTCTTCTGAGCTCTCCGTTTCTCAAGGGATTCCTAGCTGGCTATATTGTTTCCAAACTCAGGGCTTCTGCGTTCCTTGGCTTTGTGGTAGGAGCTTGCACAGGAATTTATGCTGCCCAAGCCTATGCAGTACCCAATGTTGAGAAGACGATCAAGGACTACCTAGGTTCCTTAAAGAAAGGGCCGGATTAG